From Acidobacteriota bacterium, the proteins below share one genomic window:
- the cas3u gene encoding type I-U CRISPR-associated helicase/endonuclease Cas3 has protein sequence MSLSADDFAGFFQEVHGFTPFPWQDRLARRLAHGDVWPDLLDLPTGSGKTAAIDIAVFHLALEAAREAPRHAPVRIAFIVDRRLVVDDAFASASKLVHALREPAGPVSSRVAEQLKRLSGEGPPLVARRLRGGIPREDDWARTPAQPTVLCSTVDQVGSRLLFRGYGVSDSMKPVHAGLIGSDCLLLLDEVHLAEPFRQTLRWIQTYNGERWRETEIMTPWRVALLSATPAEGRRDMFDGTEPVPFGLDDDDWTHPVLARRLNASKPARLVAPATPKGKRPDEAGTGDEIEAEDEDIARRAAIVVKEARAAFDHFQRADSGVPPAICVVLNRVARARAVFEHVRKEFGREIESGVAAEPILMIGPARPLDRDDLVERIEPIRTVAWKDDDVRVLHQAVLVIATQCIEAGVDLDFDALVTEAAPIDALRQRFGRLNRAGRTITPYAAVVGMKSDFSARYDDPVYGIAIKPAWDYLTGQPDGTVDGVATADFGISAFMRRMTRTPIPSQAVSEKDDAPVLLPAHLDLLSQTSPIPTADPDIALYLHGTTRQPDSITVVWRADLNPLEAQDEDTRKLLMLVPPRQREAIQLPIWAVRRWLVAGTKPMGALADVAVSEPVDDDRVELDGGGRRVFRWKGDDERSTWVDPSDIRPGDTIIVPSRYGGSDKFGWDPQSKEPVTDRARSASQPFVGRRFAVRVAPGLLGSSVSNDTLADALARAVSPNWKDVRAVLFELDLPDDVRADLDALQNAGKGGRAIVAYRDLYGRDDQGRPRGVVFHAPFGIRAAPQGDEDGQTNSSEDDTAGSLAGFSLPLREHNGDVAEKAALFGTAMGLPASRVNDLMAAGRFHDCGKADPRFQAWLHFGDPLGPAPDHLLAKSGRRLPRQARAMSGLPDRWRHEALSVRRARAEHALADADDPELILWLIGTHHGYGRPLFPHGDPTETAPDVGPQSLAFDWQGLDWPMLFERLKSRYGVWELARMEAVLRLADHRASEDRAVEESK, from the coding sequence GTGAGTCTGTCGGCCGACGATTTTGCCGGGTTCTTCCAGGAGGTTCATGGCTTCACGCCGTTCCCGTGGCAGGACCGGCTAGCTCGCCGGCTTGCGCACGGCGATGTCTGGCCCGACCTGCTGGACCTACCGACGGGGTCGGGCAAGACTGCCGCGATCGACATCGCTGTATTTCACCTTGCGCTGGAGGCTGCGCGCGAAGCGCCGCGACACGCACCGGTGCGCATCGCCTTCATCGTAGATCGACGGCTGGTAGTCGATGATGCGTTCGCAAGCGCGAGCAAGCTCGTTCATGCGCTGCGCGAGCCCGCTGGGCCAGTCTCGTCGCGTGTCGCAGAACAGTTGAAACGGCTGTCAGGCGAAGGCCCGCCGCTCGTTGCGCGGCGCCTGCGCGGCGGCATTCCCCGCGAGGACGATTGGGCACGCACGCCGGCGCAGCCGACGGTGCTCTGCTCCACGGTCGATCAGGTCGGCTCCCGGCTGCTATTTCGAGGGTACGGGGTTTCCGATTCGATGAAGCCGGTTCATGCCGGGCTCATCGGATCCGATTGCTTGCTCCTGCTCGACGAGGTCCATCTCGCCGAGCCGTTTCGACAGACGCTTCGCTGGATACAAACCTACAACGGTGAGCGCTGGCGCGAGACCGAGATCATGACACCGTGGCGGGTCGCGTTACTCAGCGCGACGCCCGCCGAAGGTCGCCGCGACATGTTCGACGGCACCGAGCCTGTTCCTTTCGGTCTCGACGATGACGACTGGACGCACCCGGTGTTGGCGAGGCGGCTAAACGCGTCCAAGCCCGCTCGCCTCGTTGCGCCGGCGACGCCGAAGGGGAAGAGGCCGGATGAGGCCGGCACCGGCGACGAGATCGAGGCTGAAGACGAGGACATTGCTCGCCGGGCTGCGATTGTGGTGAAAGAGGCTCGCGCTGCCTTCGATCACTTTCAGCGCGCGGACAGCGGTGTTCCTCCGGCCATCTGCGTCGTGCTCAATCGAGTGGCTCGAGCGCGGGCGGTGTTCGAGCACGTGAGAAAGGAATTCGGACGCGAAATCGAGAGCGGTGTGGCGGCTGAGCCGATTCTCATGATAGGCCCTGCCCGCCCGTTGGATCGTGACGATCTTGTCGAGCGCATCGAGCCGATCCGCACGGTAGCCTGGAAGGACGACGACGTTCGCGTGCTTCACCAAGCGGTCCTCGTGATTGCAACCCAGTGCATAGAGGCGGGTGTGGACCTCGACTTCGATGCGCTGGTCACCGAAGCCGCTCCGATCGACGCCCTGCGCCAGCGTTTCGGTCGCCTCAATCGCGCCGGCAGGACGATCACGCCGTACGCGGCGGTTGTTGGGATGAAGTCCGATTTCTCAGCGCGCTACGACGACCCGGTCTACGGAATCGCCATCAAGCCGGCATGGGACTATCTCACCGGCCAGCCGGACGGTACGGTGGACGGTGTTGCGACTGCGGACTTCGGCATCAGTGCCTTCATGCGGCGGATGACGAGAACGCCGATTCCGTCGCAAGCGGTATCCGAGAAAGACGATGCTCCCGTTCTGCTCCCGGCGCATCTCGATCTCCTCAGCCAGACGTCGCCTATTCCCACTGCGGATCCAGACATCGCACTGTACCTGCACGGCACGACACGCCAACCGGACTCCATCACGGTGGTCTGGCGAGCAGATCTGAATCCCCTCGAGGCACAGGACGAAGACACCCGCAAGCTTCTGATGCTCGTTCCGCCTCGCCAGCGCGAGGCGATCCAATTGCCGATCTGGGCCGTACGCCGCTGGCTCGTGGCAGGGACGAAGCCGATGGGCGCGCTCGCGGATGTCGCCGTCTCCGAACCGGTCGATGACGATCGCGTCGAACTGGACGGCGGCGGCCGGAGAGTCTTCCGGTGGAAGGGTGATGACGAACGCTCCACCTGGGTGGATCCGTCAGACATTCGTCCCGGCGACACGATCATCGTGCCCTCTCGCTATGGCGGCTCAGACAAGTTCGGCTGGGATCCTCAGTCCAAGGAGCCTGTGACGGATCGCGCTCGAAGCGCTTCGCAGCCATTCGTTGGACGACGGTTCGCGGTCCGCGTCGCTCCGGGCCTGCTTGGATCGTCTGTATCGAATGACACTCTCGCCGATGCCCTGGCCCGGGCCGTCTCTCCGAACTGGAAAGACGTGCGCGCGGTGCTGTTCGAACTCGATCTGCCCGACGATGTCCGAGCCGACCTCGATGCGCTCCAGAACGCCGGAAAAGGAGGCCGCGCCATCGTTGCCTACCGCGACCTCTATGGGCGTGACGATCAAGGTCGCCCGCGTGGCGTCGTCTTCCACGCACCGTTTGGTATCCGCGCCGCGCCCCAGGGGGACGAGGATGGCCAGACGAATTCAAGTGAGGACGACACGGCTGGGTCCCTTGCCGGATTCAGCCTGCCACTTCGTGAGCACAACGGCGATGTCGCGGAGAAGGCGGCGCTGTTTGGTACGGCGATGGGCCTCCCGGCTTCTCGCGTCAACGACCTCATGGCTGCCGGACGTTTTCACGATTGCGGCAAGGCGGATCCGCGCTTTCAGGCATGGCTCCACTTCGGGGATCCGCTCGGGCCAGCCCCCGACCATCTGCTGGCCAAGTCTGGCCGCCGCCTGCCGCGGCAGGCGCGGGCTATGTCTGGACTGCCTGACCGGTGGCGGCATGAAGCGCTTTCAGTCCGGCGCGCGCGTGCCGAACACGCTCTTGCGGATGCCGACGATCCTGAACTGATCCTGTGGCTGATCGGCACGCACCATGGGTATGGGCGTCCGCTGTTTCCGCACGGCGATCCGACGGAGACGGCCCCTGATGTCGGCCCCCAATCGCTGGCGTTCGACTGGCAAGGGCTGGACTGGCCGATGCTCTTCGAGAGGCTGAAATCGCGTTACGGCGTGTGGGAGCTCGCCCGCATGGAGGCGGTGCTACGGCTCGCCGATCATCGCGCGTCCGAGGATCGCGCCGTGGAGGAGTCCAAGTGA
- a CDS encoding serine hydrolase, whose translation MKTTVMNPVKAVTFVALGLAIAAMGIYVAHADDAPGAAGMGMLLMVAGVVLGVKAARNRLPAWAARTALAVGVAAAAFAALLTHAVVVAAPLFPPSRAVPSVVGSAPSQRYAAAVERARELVRAAVLEQNLPGVSVAVGVDLPSVALAKEGTIVWAEGFGWRDVVSRTPVTPNTRFNIGTAASVVIPAVAPLGLTNTGSEAAKEWSPEAIGEEGEDFPPLTLLRHVIWQPLGLMPAEYPLPGDRATFYVPRSDENPRRGRRLMYMRDLACCANGMAFYSTPSDLVRFALAANPGNVNGELAGGMVMSMVTRRDSGIAIAVTSNMAHANTSALALRIGEAFAAR comes from the coding sequence ATGAAGACCACTGTGATGAACCCCGTGAAGGCAGTCACTTTTGTCGCCCTCGGCCTGGCCATCGCGGCCATGGGAATCTACGTGGCCCATGCCGACGACGCGCCCGGCGCCGCCGGCATGGGCATGCTGCTGATGGTGGCCGGCGTCGTGCTCGGCGTGAAGGCCGCGCGCAACCGGCTCCCGGCCTGGGCTGCCCGCACGGCGCTCGCCGTAGGCGTCGCGGCCGCCGCCTTCGCCGCATTGCTGACCCATGCGGTCGTCGTGGCCGCACCGCTCTTCCCGCCGTCGCGGGCAGTGCCATCGGTCGTCGGCTCGGCGCCGTCGCAGCGATATGCGGCGGCCGTCGAGCGCGCACGGGAGCTCGTGCGCGCAGCCGTCTTGGAGCAGAACCTGCCCGGGGTGTCCGTAGCGGTCGGCGTCGACTTGCCCTCCGTAGCCTTGGCGAAGGAGGGCACCATCGTTTGGGCGGAAGGGTTCGGATGGAGGGACGTCGTCAGTCGGACGCCCGTCACGCCGAATACGCGATTCAACATAGGCACGGCCGCGTCCGTTGTCATCCCGGCCGTCGCGCCGCTCGGTCTGACCAATACCGGCAGTGAAGCGGCGAAAGAATGGAGCCCTGAAGCGATCGGCGAGGAGGGAGAGGACTTCCCGCCCCTCACGCTGCTCCGCCACGTCATCTGGCAGCCGCTCGGTCTCATGCCCGCGGAGTACCCGTTGCCGGGCGACCGCGCGACGTTCTATGTCCCGAGATCCGATGAGAATCCGCGCCGCGGACGACGCCTGATGTACATGCGCGACCTGGCCTGCTGCGCGAACGGGATGGCGTTCTACTCCACGCCGTCGGATCTCGTGCGGTTCGCGCTGGCGGCGAATCCCGGCAACGTCAACGGCGAGCTCGCCGGCGGGATGGTGATGTCGATGGTCACGCGGCGCGACAGCGGCATCGCCATCGCTGTCACGTCGAACATGGCGCACGCGAACACGTCCGCGCTGGCGTTGCGAATCGGGGAGGCGTTCGCGGCGCGTTGA
- a CDS encoding SDR family NAD(P)-dependent oxidoreductase, whose protein sequence is MSTAQPRVALVTGANRGLGFETARQLLARGLVVVLTGRDIRALERARRSLPDADQHRAIVVAMEVTSVDSIAEARQAVTALAGRIDIVVNIAAILVGEHDAPLSIAARDYRGTVETNLFGVIEVCRAFVPAMAHAGYGRVVNVSSGAGQLATMSAYAPAYSISKAAVNAFTRVLADSYRGDGVLVNAADPGWVRTDMGGRSAPRSVQEGADTVVWLATLPDGGPTGGFFRDRRAIDW, encoded by the coding sequence ATGAGCACTGCACAGCCGCGCGTCGCGCTCGTCACGGGCGCCAATCGAGGTCTCGGATTCGAGACGGCCCGCCAACTGCTGGCGAGAGGCCTCGTGGTCGTCCTGACCGGACGAGACATTCGCGCGCTCGAACGCGCCCGCCGTTCCCTGCCTGATGCCGATCAACACCGCGCCATCGTCGTGGCGATGGAGGTGACGAGCGTCGACAGCATTGCCGAGGCCAGGCAGGCGGTGACCGCACTTGCCGGTCGCATCGATATCGTGGTGAACATCGCCGCCATCCTCGTCGGCGAGCACGACGCCCCGTTGTCAATCGCCGCCCGCGATTATCGGGGCACCGTCGAGACGAACCTGTTCGGCGTGATCGAGGTGTGCCGCGCCTTCGTGCCTGCCATGGCGCACGCCGGCTACGGCCGTGTCGTCAACGTGTCATCTGGGGCAGGGCAGCTCGCGACGATGTCCGCGTACGCGCCGGCGTACTCGATCTCGAAGGCCGCGGTGAACGCGTTCACGCGGGTTCTCGCGGACAGCTATCGCGGTGATGGCGTGCTCGTCAACGCCGCCGATCCCGGCTGGGTCCGCACGGACATGGGAGGTCGCTCAGCCCCGCGCTCGGTGCAGGAAGGCGCGGACACCGTCGTGTGGCTGGCGACGCTGCCCGATGGGGGGCCGACGGGAGGCTTCTTCCGCGACCGGCGTGCGATCGACTGGTAG
- a CDS encoding cupin domain-containing protein — MDVKRSGSQPSAKGPADWFTGAVRIDRLFDAPEPARAGGASVTFEPGARTAWHTHPLGQTLIVTSGVGRAQRWGGPIEEIRAGDVAWFAPGEKHWHGAAPTTAMTHIAVQEKLDGKPVDWLEHVTAEQYEGRAAAS; from the coding sequence ATGGACGTCAAACGAAGCGGCTCACAGCCCTCGGCCAAAGGCCCTGCCGACTGGTTCACGGGCGCCGTTCGCATCGATCGGCTGTTCGACGCCCCAGAGCCGGCTCGCGCTGGCGGAGCAAGCGTGACGTTCGAGCCCGGTGCCCGCACGGCATGGCACACGCACCCGCTCGGTCAAACGCTGATCGTGACGTCCGGCGTCGGCCGTGCGCAGCGATGGGGTGGCCCCATCGAGGAGATTCGGGCCGGCGATGTCGCGTGGTTCGCACCTGGCGAGAAGCACTGGCACGGCGCGGCGCCAACCACCGCCATGACGCACATCGCGGTTCAGGAGAAGCTCGACGGCAAGCCCGTGGACTGGCTGGAGCACGTCACCGCCGAGCAGTACGAAGGCCGCGCGGCCGCTTCCTAG
- a CDS encoding DUF2892 domain-containing protein — MTVERWLRLIAGGISIASLLLAVYVNLHFLWLTAFVGLNLFQSGFTNWCPMMSILRRAGVRG, encoded by the coding sequence ATGACCGTTGAACGCTGGCTGCGGCTGATCGCCGGAGGGATCTCCATCGCGAGCCTCCTGCTGGCCGTCTATGTGAATCTCCATTTCCTGTGGCTGACCGCATTCGTCGGCCTGAACCTGTTCCAGTCGGGATTCACGAACTGGTGCCCGATGATGTCGATCCTGAGGCGCGCGGGCGTGCGGGGATGA
- a CDS encoding efflux RND transporter permease subunit — MTAGRGPAGRIAAAFMHSKLTPLAIVASLGLGTFAVVALPREEEPQIVVPMIDVSVELPGASPTEVEQRVARPVEQWLWEVPGVEYVYSTSQAGRGMVIVRFLVGQDQEQALVRLNQKLGAHAHELPPGASPPHVQARSIDDVPVMTLTLWGPSYDDLQLRAIGRQLQESLKELTDVSEMAVIGGRPRQITVALDPARLASRGIGPLTVVRALEAANVRIPAGRIVSNDRAWLVDSGRWIESIDDVQNLVIGSRAGSLLRLSDVASVEDGGGEPASYVIQHPRPGEAFPAVTLSIAKRKGANAITLTRAVEHRIDELRGHLLPRDLTVSITRNYGETAAHKSNELLWHMLLAVISVSVLIWLVLGRRESIVVLAAIPVTLALTLFVFSLYGYTLNRITLFALIFSIGILVDDAIVVVENIVRHARAMKPGDSLGPVALAAVNEVGNPTILATLTVVAAILPMAFVGGLMGPYMRPIPIGASAAMAFSLLVAFVVTPWAAVRLLGRPHGDAPAAEDRATRLYRRVMGTLIANPRRRMAFLGLVAGLLVAVMAFVPAGLVSVKMLPFDNKSELQVIVRLPEQSPLEATAGVAGALADEALRDPAVESVQSYTGTAAPYTFNGLVRHYFLRQDPNLADLQVMLRARNERSEQSHAIAVRLRERLAPLASGLGARLQVVELPPGPPVLQTLVAEVYGPDANRRLALAEQVRAIFEQTPGVVDIDWYVEAAQPRLRLEVDEEKAAMAGTTAADVASLVSLAGRGAPAGLLHDARAREDVPIVLRLPRAQRGSLDAVQSLRLTPQDGTAVAVGEMTRTVRDEEEQSVYHKNLRPVTYVTGDVAGDVESPVYAILAMNRALGRIALPEGYALDVFTATPPDDSTRYAMKWDGEWHITYEVFRDLGLAFAAVLVLIYLLVVGWFQSFTTPLTIMLAIPFSLVGILPAHAALGAFFTATSMIGFIAGAGIVVRNSIILVDFIELRVREGMPLAEAVVDAGAVRFRPMALTAAAVIVGAGVILFDPIFQGLAISLMAGEVASLLLSRMTVPIMYYLTHRRLNEGVAP; from the coding sequence ATGACTGCCGGTCGAGGCCCGGCCGGACGGATTGCGGCGGCCTTCATGCATTCCAAGCTGACGCCGCTCGCGATCGTCGCGTCGCTCGGCCTGGGAACGTTCGCCGTCGTCGCGCTGCCGCGCGAGGAAGAGCCCCAGATCGTCGTGCCGATGATCGACGTGAGCGTCGAGCTGCCCGGCGCTTCACCGACCGAAGTCGAGCAGCGTGTGGCGAGGCCCGTCGAGCAGTGGCTCTGGGAAGTGCCCGGGGTCGAGTACGTCTACTCGACGTCGCAAGCCGGCCGCGGGATGGTCATCGTCCGCTTTCTCGTCGGCCAGGACCAAGAACAGGCGCTCGTCCGCCTGAATCAGAAGCTCGGCGCCCATGCCCACGAGCTGCCGCCTGGCGCCTCGCCGCCGCACGTGCAGGCGCGATCGATCGATGACGTGCCGGTGATGACGCTGACGCTGTGGGGTCCTTCCTACGACGACCTGCAGCTCCGGGCTATCGGCCGACAACTCCAGGAATCTCTGAAAGAGCTGACCGATGTCTCGGAGATGGCCGTCATCGGCGGCCGCCCGCGGCAGATCACCGTCGCTCTCGATCCCGCCCGGCTGGCGTCGCGCGGCATCGGCCCGCTCACGGTCGTGCGCGCGCTGGAAGCGGCCAACGTCCGCATCCCGGCCGGCCGGATCGTCTCGAACGATCGCGCCTGGCTGGTCGACAGCGGACGATGGATCGAGTCGATCGACGACGTACAGAACCTCGTGATCGGGTCACGCGCAGGATCCCTGCTGCGGCTGTCGGACGTCGCATCCGTCGAGGACGGCGGTGGCGAGCCTGCGAGCTACGTGATACAGCACCCGCGGCCGGGCGAGGCGTTCCCGGCCGTCACGCTGTCGATCGCCAAGCGCAAGGGGGCCAACGCGATCACGCTGACGCGCGCCGTCGAGCATCGGATCGACGAACTGCGAGGGCACCTGCTGCCGCGCGATCTCACCGTGTCGATCACTCGCAACTACGGTGAGACCGCGGCGCACAAGTCGAACGAGCTGCTGTGGCACATGCTGCTCGCCGTCATCTCGGTGTCCGTGCTCATCTGGCTCGTGCTCGGGCGGCGCGAGTCGATCGTCGTGCTGGCGGCCATTCCCGTCACGCTGGCGCTGACGCTCTTCGTCTTCTCGCTCTACGGCTACACGCTCAATCGCATCACGCTCTTCGCGCTGATCTTCTCGATCGGCATCCTCGTGGACGATGCGATCGTCGTCGTCGAGAACATCGTGCGGCATGCGCGGGCGATGAAGCCCGGCGACTCGTTGGGACCGGTCGCCCTCGCCGCTGTCAACGAGGTCGGCAATCCGACGATTCTCGCCACGCTCACGGTCGTCGCCGCCATTCTCCCGATGGCGTTCGTCGGCGGCCTGATGGGACCGTACATGCGGCCGATTCCGATCGGTGCGTCTGCCGCGATGGCGTTCTCGCTCCTCGTCGCGTTCGTCGTCACGCCGTGGGCGGCGGTGCGCCTCCTCGGCAGGCCGCATGGCGATGCGCCTGCCGCGGAGGATCGCGCCACGCGGCTCTATCGGCGCGTCATGGGGACGCTCATCGCCAACCCTCGACGCCGCATGGCGTTTCTCGGTCTCGTTGCGGGCCTGCTCGTGGCGGTCATGGCGTTCGTGCCGGCCGGCCTCGTCTCCGTGAAGATGCTGCCGTTCGACAACAAGAGCGAGCTGCAGGTCATCGTCCGGCTGCCGGAGCAATCGCCGCTCGAAGCCACGGCTGGCGTCGCCGGCGCGCTCGCGGACGAAGCGCTCCGTGATCCGGCCGTCGAGAGCGTGCAGAGCTACACCGGCACGGCGGCGCCCTACACGTTCAACGGGCTCGTACGGCACTACTTCCTCAGGCAGGATCCGAATCTCGCCGACCTGCAGGTGATGCTGCGCGCCCGGAACGAGCGGAGCGAGCAAAGCCACGCGATCGCGGTTCGCCTGCGCGAACGGCTTGCCCCCTTGGCGTCTGGGCTCGGGGCGCGCCTCCAGGTCGTCGAGCTGCCGCCGGGCCCGCCCGTGCTGCAGACGCTCGTCGCCGAAGTCTACGGACCCGACGCGAACCGGCGGCTGGCGCTGGCCGAGCAAGTGCGCGCGATCTTCGAGCAGACGCCTGGCGTCGTCGACATCGACTGGTACGTGGAAGCCGCGCAACCGCGGCTCCGGTTGGAGGTGGACGAGGAGAAGGCCGCGATGGCGGGCACGACGGCGGCCGACGTCGCATCGCTCGTGTCGCTCGCTGGTCGAGGTGCGCCGGCCGGGCTGCTGCACGACGCGCGGGCGCGAGAGGACGTGCCGATCGTGCTGCGCCTGCCGCGCGCGCAGCGCGGCTCGCTCGACGCCGTGCAGAGCCTGCGGCTGACGCCGCAGGACGGGACGGCCGTGGCCGTCGGCGAGATGACACGCACCGTTCGCGACGAAGAGGAGCAGAGCGTTTACCACAAGAACCTGCGGCCCGTGACCTACGTGACTGGAGACGTCGCAGGCGACGTCGAGAGTCCCGTGTACGCGATTCTCGCGATGAACCGCGCGCTCGGACGGATCGCGCTGCCGGAAGGCTACGCGCTCGATGTCTTCACCGCGACGCCGCCCGACGACAGCACGCGGTACGCGATGAAGTGGGATGGCGAATGGCACATCACGTACGAGGTCTTCCGCGACCTCGGCCTTGCCTTTGCCGCCGTGCTCGTCCTCATCTACCTGCTCGTCGTCGGCTGGTTCCAGTCGTTCACGACGCCGCTGACGATCATGCTGGCGATTCCGTTCTCGCTCGTCGGCATCCTGCCGGCCCACGCCGCACTCGGCGCGTTCTTCACGGCGACGTCGATGATCGGCTTCATCGCGGGCGCGGGGATCGTCGTGCGCAACTCGATCATCCTCGTCGACTTCATCGAGCTTCGCGTGCGCGAAGGCATGCCGCTCGCCGAGGCTGTCGTCGACGCCGGAGCCGTGCGCTTCCGGCCGATGGCGCTGACGGCCGCGGCGGTCATCGTCGGCGCCGGCGTCATTCTGTTCGACCCGATCTTCCAGGGCCTCGCGATTTCCCTGATGGCGGGGGAAGTCGCATCGCTGCTGCTGTCTCGCATGACCGTGCCGATCATGTACTACCTCACGCATCGCCGCCTGAACGAAGGAGTCGCCCCATGA
- a CDS encoding efflux RND transporter periplasmic adaptor subunit — MKPILPSLLGLVVLSAGCGSGTPAAPAASTSGPIATVRVQAADLPSTFEAGGIVRARTTAVIASRLLAPVVAVHVRPGDRVRRGAPLVTLEGREMAAAHARARAVLSASEETVRAAEGSVQAADAAVTLARTTHDRMRTLFEKRSATAHELDQATAALDGAQAQMASARANLAAAVASRAAADAAVEQAASAQTYTSLTAPFDGVITDRAVDPGDMAAPGLRLLTLEDAEAVRLELTLDEARAALVSTSRPSRVSVRVEQQVRDGRDEPWIEAVVAEIARVDPASHSFVVKLDLPATVRPLSGTFGRARFEGPPRKALVVPASAVVRRGQLTFAYVVDDDDRVRLQPISPGARVDDRLEVLAGLSEGLRVVAQPPASLSEGVQIREGGR; from the coding sequence GTGAAGCCGATTCTCCCTTCTCTCCTCGGGCTCGTCGTCCTCTCGGCCGGCTGCGGCAGTGGGACGCCGGCAGCACCGGCAGCCTCGACATCCGGCCCGATCGCCACGGTGCGCGTGCAGGCTGCTGACCTGCCGTCCACGTTTGAAGCAGGCGGCATCGTGCGCGCGCGGACCACCGCCGTCATCGCCAGCCGTCTTCTGGCGCCAGTCGTCGCGGTGCACGTGCGCCCCGGCGATCGAGTGCGCCGCGGCGCACCGCTCGTCACGCTCGAAGGGCGCGAGATGGCCGCCGCCCATGCACGGGCCCGGGCCGTCTTGAGCGCGAGCGAAGAGACCGTTCGCGCAGCGGAGGGATCCGTGCAGGCGGCGGACGCGGCGGTGACGCTGGCACGCACGACACACGATCGAATGCGGACGTTGTTCGAAAAGCGATCGGCGACGGCGCACGAGCTCGATCAGGCGACGGCGGCACTCGACGGCGCGCAGGCACAGATGGCCTCGGCGCGAGCGAATCTGGCGGCCGCCGTGGCGTCGCGCGCCGCCGCTGACGCCGCTGTCGAGCAGGCCGCGTCGGCCCAGACTTACACGTCGTTGACCGCGCCGTTCGACGGGGTCATCACGGACCGCGCCGTTGATCCCGGTGACATGGCCGCGCCGGGCCTACGGCTTCTCACGCTCGAAGATGCAGAGGCCGTCCGCCTGGAGTTGACGCTCGACGAAGCGCGCGCGGCCTTGGTGTCGACGTCACGCCCCAGCCGCGTCTCGGTTCGGGTCGAGCAGCAAGTCCGTGACGGACGAGACGAGCCGTGGATCGAGGCGGTCGTGGCCGAGATCGCGCGCGTCGATCCCGCGTCGCACAGCTTCGTCGTGAAGCTGGATTTGCCTGCGACGGTGCGGCCTCTGTCGGGCACGTTCGGCCGTGCGCGGTTCGAAGGCCCTCCGCGCAAGGCACTCGTCGTCCCAGCATCGGCCGTCGTCCGCCGCGGCCAACTGACGTTCGCTTACGTCGTGGACGATGACGACCGTGTGCGTCTGCAGCCGATCTCGCCAGGCGCACGCGTCGACGATCGCCTCGAAGTGCTGGCGGGCCTGAGCGAAGGGCTCAGGGTCGTGGCGCAGCCCCCAGCCTCGCTGTCCGAAGGGGTTCAGATTCGTGAGGGCGGCCGATGA